In Paraburkholderia phenazinium, the following are encoded in one genomic region:
- a CDS encoding Nif3-like dinuclear metal center hexameric protein — MDRIELELYLNKVLETARFKDYCPNGLQVEGRRRVNKLATGVTASVAFLEAALDWGADAVLVHHGYFWRNEAPQITGRKYARLKLLLANDLNLFAYHLPLDDHPEFGNNAQIGAKMGWIADTRFGENDIGWMATLPMPVTLAHFTAEVEETLGRTPLVFGDPDAELRRVAWCTGAAQGYFDAAIEAGADVYLTGEVSESTMHTSAESGVAFLAAGHHATERFGVQALGAHLAESFDIEHLFIDIHNPV, encoded by the coding sequence ATGGATCGGATCGAACTTGAATTGTACTTGAACAAAGTCCTTGAAACCGCGCGCTTCAAGGACTACTGCCCGAACGGCCTGCAGGTCGAGGGGCGCCGCCGGGTCAATAAGCTCGCGACCGGCGTGACCGCCTCCGTGGCGTTCCTGGAGGCGGCGCTCGACTGGGGCGCGGACGCCGTGCTGGTCCATCACGGCTACTTCTGGCGCAACGAGGCGCCGCAAATCACCGGCCGCAAATACGCGCGCCTGAAGCTGCTGCTCGCCAACGACCTGAACCTGTTCGCCTACCATCTGCCGCTCGACGATCACCCCGAGTTCGGCAACAACGCGCAGATCGGCGCGAAGATGGGCTGGATCGCCGATACGCGCTTCGGCGAGAACGACATTGGCTGGATGGCCACGCTGCCCATGCCGGTCACGCTGGCGCATTTCACCGCCGAAGTCGAGGAGACGCTCGGCCGCACGCCGCTCGTATTCGGCGACCCGGACGCGGAACTGCGGCGCGTCGCATGGTGCACGGGCGCGGCGCAAGGCTATTTCGACGCGGCGATCGAAGCCGGCGCCGACGTCTATCTCACCGGCGAGGTTTCCGAATCCACCATGCATACCTCGGCGGAGAGCGGCGTCGCGTTTCTCGCCGCCGGCCACCATGCCACCGAGCGTTTCGGGGTGCAGGCGCTCGGTGCGCATCTGGCGGAATCCTTCGATATCGAACACCTCTTTATCGATATCCACAATCCGGTCTGA
- the petA gene encoding ubiquinol-cytochrome c reductase iron-sulfur subunit yields MRDKEDELVDGGRRTWLIATTVAGGIGGVATVVPFVSSFAPSEKAKAAGAPVEADISNLKPGDMMTVAWRGKPVWILNRTDRMLADVQKADNEVADPHTEHPFSMPLPEYCNNEFRSRPDHKNLLVTVAVCTHLGCTPTPRFQEGAQPNLPDDWPGGFLCPCHGSTYDLAGRVFKNKPAPQNLDIPPYMFTSATQLVIGKDEKGEA; encoded by the coding sequence ATGCGAGACAAAGAAGATGAGCTCGTCGACGGCGGCCGCCGTACATGGCTGATAGCGACGACCGTAGCAGGTGGCATAGGAGGCGTTGCCACTGTCGTACCCTTTGTTAGTTCGTTTGCACCATCTGAAAAAGCCAAGGCGGCTGGCGCGCCGGTCGAGGCCGATATCAGCAATCTCAAGCCCGGCGACATGATGACCGTCGCCTGGCGCGGCAAGCCCGTCTGGATCCTGAACCGCACCGACCGGATGCTCGCCGACGTCCAGAAAGCCGATAACGAAGTCGCCGATCCCCATACCGAACATCCCTTCTCGATGCCGTTGCCGGAGTACTGCAATAACGAATTCCGCTCGCGTCCGGATCACAAGAACCTGCTGGTGACTGTCGCCGTGTGCACCCATCTGGGCTGTACCCCGACGCCGCGCTTCCAGGAAGGCGCGCAGCCCAATCTTCCGGACGACTGGCCCGGCGGCTTCCTGTGCCCGTGCCACGGCTCGACCTACGACCTGGCCGGCCGCGTCTTCAAGAACAAACCTGCGCCGCAGAACCTGGACATCCCGCCCTACATGTTCACGTCGGCTACCCAGCTCGTGATCGGCAAGGACGAGAAAGGAGAAGCGTAA
- a CDS encoding cytochrome b: MAIEHEVETTGLAGWIDRRFPMTSTWKKHVSEYYAPKNFNFWYFFGSLALLVLVNQIVTGIFLTMNYKPDATLAFASVEYIMREVPWGWLIRYMHSTGASMFFVVVYLHMFRGLMYGSYRKPRELVWIFGCAIFLCLMAEAFFGYLLPWGQMSFWGAQVIVNLFSAIPFIGPDLSLWIRGDYVVSDVTLNRFFAFHVIAIPLVLIGLVVAHLVALHEVGSNNPDGIEIKAKKDANGIPLDGIPFHPYYSVHDFMGVTVFLLIFAAIIFFAPEMGGYFLESNNFVPANPLQTPPEIAPVWYFTAFYAMLRATTDPFKIVLMIVIALLGLFALVRARGKWKLGLPVLAVLVILAMYFTQSKFWGVVVMGGAVISLFFLPWLDRSPVKSIRYRPFFHKVFYGIFVLVFLTLAFLGTKPPSPAATLIAQICALVYFAFFLGMPFWTPLGTFKQPPERVRFKPH; encoded by the coding sequence ATGGCGATCGAACACGAAGTGGAGACAACCGGGCTGGCCGGCTGGATCGACCGCCGTTTTCCGATGACCTCGACGTGGAAGAAGCACGTCTCCGAGTACTACGCGCCGAAAAACTTCAACTTCTGGTATTTCTTCGGCTCGCTGGCGTTGCTGGTGCTGGTCAACCAGATCGTCACCGGCATCTTCCTCACCATGAACTACAAGCCCGATGCGACGCTCGCGTTCGCCTCGGTCGAGTACATCATGCGCGAGGTGCCGTGGGGCTGGCTGATCCGCTACATGCACTCGACGGGCGCGTCGATGTTCTTCGTGGTGGTCTATCTGCACATGTTCCGCGGGCTGATGTACGGCTCGTACCGCAAGCCGCGCGAACTGGTGTGGATCTTCGGCTGCGCGATCTTCCTGTGCCTGATGGCCGAGGCCTTCTTCGGCTACCTGCTGCCGTGGGGCCAGATGTCGTTCTGGGGCGCCCAGGTGATCGTGAACCTGTTCTCGGCGATTCCCTTCATCGGGCCGGACCTGTCGCTGTGGATTCGCGGCGACTACGTGGTCTCGGACGTCACGCTGAACCGCTTTTTCGCGTTTCACGTGATCGCGATTCCGCTGGTGCTGATCGGGCTGGTGGTCGCGCACCTGGTGGCGTTGCACGAAGTGGGCTCGAACAACCCGGACGGCATCGAGATCAAGGCGAAGAAGGACGCGAACGGCATTCCGCTCGACGGCATCCCGTTCCACCCGTACTACTCCGTGCACGACTTCATGGGCGTCACGGTGTTCCTGCTGATCTTCGCGGCGATCATTTTCTTCGCGCCGGAGATGGGCGGGTACTTCCTCGAGTCGAATAACTTCGTCCCGGCCAACCCGCTGCAGACGCCGCCGGAAATCGCGCCGGTGTGGTACTTCACCGCGTTCTATGCGATGCTGCGCGCCACCACGGATCCGTTCAAGATCGTCCTGATGATCGTGATCGCGCTGCTCGGGCTGTTCGCGCTGGTGCGGGCCCGCGGCAAGTGGAAGCTGGGCTTGCCGGTGCTCGCCGTGCTGGTGATCCTGGCGATGTACTTCACCCAGTCGAAGTTCTGGGGCGTGGTGGTGATGGGCGGCGCGGTGATTTCGCTGTTTTTCCTGCCGTGGCTGGACCGCTCGCCGGTGAAGTCGATCCGCTACCGGCCGTTCTTCCACAAGGTGTTCTACGGGATCTTCGTGCTGGTCTTTCTGACGTTGGCGTTCCTCGGAACCAAGCCGCCGTCGCCCGCCGCGACTCTGATCGCGCAGATCTGTGCGCTGGTCTACTTCGCGTTTTTCCTTGGCATGCCGTTCTGGACGCCGCTTGGCACCTTCAAGCAGCCACCCGAACGGGTGCGGTTCAAGCCTCACTAA
- a CDS encoding cytochrome c1 — protein MRKMLARLAVIGTASLTLALALLAAPAYADENFPLDRAPDNADNFASLQHGAKLFVNYCLNCHSANLMRYSALTSLGISPQEIQTNLLFTTDKIGNTMSVAMKPDDAKAWFGTAPPDLSVEARARGRDWLYTYLRSFYRDDTRPTGWNNLVYENVSMPHVLWQLQGQRTAKFDDVIDERSGETVHKFVGYQQITPGTLSPVDYDSDVADLVSYLSWMSEPTQQTRHRLGVWVLLFLGVLSFFAWRLNAAYWKDIK, from the coding sequence ATGAGAAAAATGCTTGCGAGGCTTGCGGTGATCGGGACCGCATCGCTGACTTTGGCGCTCGCGCTGCTGGCTGCGCCGGCTTACGCGGACGAGAATTTCCCGCTCGACCGCGCGCCCGATAACGCGGACAATTTTGCTTCTTTGCAGCATGGCGCCAAATTGTTTGTAAACTACTGCCTGAATTGCCACAGTGCGAACCTGATGCGCTACAGCGCATTGACCAGTTTGGGCATTTCACCGCAGGAAATTCAGACAAACCTGCTTTTTACCACCGATAAAATCGGCAACACCATGTCGGTGGCCATGAAGCCGGACGACGCGAAGGCGTGGTTCGGCACGGCGCCGCCGGATTTGTCGGTGGAAGCGCGGGCGCGCGGTCGCGATTGGCTTTACACGTATCTGCGCAGCTTTTATCGCGACGATACGCGGCCAACCGGCTGGAACAATCTGGTGTATGAAAACGTGAGCATGCCTCACGTGTTGTGGCAGCTTCAGGGGCAACGTACGGCGAAGTTCGACGACGTCATCGACGAAAGGAGCGGGGAAACAGTCCATAAATTCGTCGGCTACCAGCAGATCACGCCGGGGACGTTATCGCCGGTGGATTATGATTCGGATGTGGCCGACCTCGTGTCGTACCTGTCCTGGATGTCCGAACCGACGCAGCAAACCCGCCACCGGCTTGGTGTGTGGGTGCTGTTGTTCCTCGGCGTCCTGAGCTTTTTCGCCTGGCGATTGAACGCCGCGTACTGGAAAGATATCAAATAA
- a CDS encoding glutathione S-transferase N-terminal domain-containing protein, whose protein sequence is MMVLYSGTTCPFSQRCRLVLFEKGMDFEIRDVDLFNKPEDIAVMNPYGQVPILVERDLILYESNIINEYIDERFPHPQLMPADPVQRARARLFLLNFEKELFVHVGTLENEKGKAAEKNHEKARLAIRDRLTQLAPIFLKNKYMLGEEFSMLDVAIAPLLWRLDHYGIELSKNAAPLMKYAERIFSRPAYIEALTPSEKVMRR, encoded by the coding sequence ATGATGGTTCTGTATTCCGGCACAACTTGCCCATTCTCCCAGCGCTGCCGGCTGGTGTTGTTTGAGAAAGGCATGGACTTCGAGATCCGCGACGTCGACCTGTTCAACAAACCGGAAGACATCGCTGTGATGAATCCGTACGGTCAGGTGCCGATTCTCGTCGAACGGGACCTGATTCTGTATGAATCGAACATCATCAACGAGTATATCGACGAACGCTTCCCGCATCCGCAACTGATGCCGGCCGACCCGGTGCAACGCGCCCGCGCCCGCCTGTTCCTGCTCAACTTCGAGAAGGAACTGTTCGTGCACGTCGGCACGCTCGAAAACGAGAAGGGCAAGGCCGCCGAGAAGAATCACGAGAAGGCCCGCCTCGCGATCCGCGATCGCCTGACGCAACTCGCGCCGATCTTCCTGAAGAACAAGTACATGCTCGGCGAAGAGTTCTCGATGCTCGACGTGGCGATCGCGCCGCTGCTGTGGCGTCTGGATCACTACGGCATCGAACTGTCGAAGAACGCCGCGCCGCTGATGAAGTACGCCGAACGGATTTTCAGCCGCCCGGCCTATATCGAAGCGCTGACGCCGTCGGAAAAGGTGATGCGTCGTTGA
- a CDS encoding ClpXP protease specificity-enhancing factor, with product MQEISTKPYLLRALYEWCTDNGYTPHIAVRVDNQTRVPRQFVRDNEIVLNISFEATSQLQMGNEWVEFSARFSGKSHKIEVPVANVLAIYARENGQGMAFPVESAGGEATDSGADAVEADEVAPPVKSAGSGPRAVESEPASVPRAKADEADADGTPSPDDDGSKGGGGRGHLKVVK from the coding sequence ATGCAAGAGATTTCCACGAAACCTTACCTGCTGCGCGCGCTCTACGAGTGGTGCACGGATAACGGCTATACGCCGCACATCGCGGTACGGGTCGACAATCAGACGCGGGTGCCTCGCCAGTTCGTGCGGGACAACGAAATCGTGTTGAACATCAGTTTCGAGGCGACCAGCCAGTTACAGATGGGCAACGAGTGGGTCGAGTTCAGCGCGCGCTTTTCGGGCAAGTCGCACAAGATCGAAGTGCCGGTCGCCAATGTGCTGGCCATCTATGCGCGTGAGAATGGCCAGGGGATGGCCTTCCCGGTCGAGTCGGCGGGTGGCGAGGCGACGGATTCCGGCGCGGACGCGGTGGAAGCCGATGAGGTGGCGCCGCCGGTGAAGTCAGCGGGCAGCGGGCCTCGGGCGGTCGAGTCCGAACCGGCCTCTGTGCCGCGGGCGAAGGCCGATGAGGCTGACGCTGACGGCACGCCCTCTCCGGATGACGATGGATCAAAGGGTGGCGGCGGTCGCGGCCACCTGAAAGTCGTCAAGTGA
- a CDS encoding MFS transporter, with product MSAKPIEQSVAPSAATQASQTRIVVAAVFGNLLEFFDFTVYSFFALTIAKLFFPAHDPVVSTLLALSAFAIGFVARPVGGFVLGHYADKHGRRAALTLTIFLMAVGSAMIGLAPGYATIGLAAPAWIVFARLLQGFAQGGEFGAATATLLETGSARGRGFRASWQLASQGAAALLGSGMATLLNYQLTSTQLLDWGWRVPFLAGVLIMPVGVYLRRHIVEEPPAAARTKAAGVEPALVRKWFLTVFAIMGMTVATYVLMYYIPTYSIQYLKLPAKLSMLVSIGAACVSLVLCPVWGALSDKLQRRKPLTLIGRVALIALLYPAFWLMNHFPTLPVVFGLIVLLMIFYTMGSAPAYALMPENFPKHVRAGYLASAYAVAVSVFGGTSQLVVAWLIKATGNTMAPAWYMIGCVIVSLIAVSMLEETGGRELA from the coding sequence ATGTCCGCCAAGCCCATTGAGCAGTCCGTCGCACCGTCCGCTGCCACGCAGGCATCCCAAACCAGGATCGTCGTGGCGGCGGTCTTCGGCAACCTGCTCGAGTTCTTCGACTTCACGGTCTACAGCTTCTTTGCGCTGACAATCGCGAAGCTGTTCTTCCCCGCGCACGATCCGGTGGTCTCGACCCTGCTCGCGCTGTCGGCCTTCGCGATCGGCTTCGTCGCGCGGCCGGTGGGCGGCTTCGTGCTCGGACACTACGCGGACAAGCACGGCCGGCGCGCGGCGCTCACGCTGACGATCTTCCTGATGGCAGTGGGTTCCGCGATGATCGGCCTTGCGCCCGGCTACGCGACGATCGGCCTCGCCGCCCCGGCGTGGATCGTGTTCGCCCGCCTGCTGCAGGGCTTCGCGCAAGGCGGCGAGTTCGGCGCGGCAACGGCGACCTTGCTGGAGACGGGTTCGGCGCGCGGCCGCGGCTTTCGGGCGAGCTGGCAACTGGCGAGCCAGGGTGCCGCCGCGCTGCTCGGCTCCGGCATGGCCACGCTGCTCAACTACCAGCTCACCAGCACACAGTTGCTCGACTGGGGCTGGCGCGTGCCGTTTCTGGCGGGCGTGCTGATCATGCCGGTCGGCGTGTATCTGCGCCGGCATATCGTCGAAGAGCCGCCCGCTGCGGCCAGGACGAAAGCCGCGGGCGTCGAGCCGGCCCTCGTGCGGAAGTGGTTTCTCACCGTATTCGCGATCATGGGCATGACCGTCGCGACCTACGTGCTGATGTACTACATCCCGACCTACTCGATCCAGTATCTAAAGCTGCCGGCGAAGCTGTCCATGCTGGTGTCGATCGGCGCGGCGTGCGTCTCGCTGGTCCTCTGCCCGGTCTGGGGCGCGCTCTCGGACAAGCTGCAGCGCCGCAAGCCGCTCACCCTGATTGGCCGCGTCGCGCTGATCGCTTTGCTGTATCCGGCTTTCTGGCTGATGAACCACTTTCCGACGCTGCCGGTGGTGTTCGGCCTGATCGTACTGCTGATGATTTTCTACACGATGGGATCGGCGCCGGCCTATGCGTTGATGCCCGAGAATTTCCCGAAGCATGTGCGCGCCGGTTATCTGGCGAGCGCGTATGCGGTCGCCGTGTCGGTGTTCGGCGGCACCTCGCAACTGGTCGTTGCGTGGCTCATCAAGGCGACGGGCAATACGATGGCCCCGGCCTGGTACATGATTGGCTGTGTGATTGTTTCGCTGATTGCCGTTTCGATGCTCGAAGAAACCGGCGGCCGCGAACTGGCCTGA
- a CDS encoding M20 aminoacylase family protein — translation MSDTQDFCSLDDTQDLRDELSGIRHHLHRHPELAYQEFKTSDFVAQSLESWGYAVTRGLGGTGMVATLKAGTGSRAVAVRADMDALPINEETGLPYASTEPGKMHACGHDGHTTMVLGAARHLARTRRFDGTVHLVFQPAEEIGADSGAKRMIEDGLFERFPCEAIFGLHNHPGYPTGTFMFRSGPFMAACDTVEVVIHGRGGHAARPQLAVDPVVIGAALVTALQTVVSRSVDPMQAAVVTVGAFNAGHVANVIPETARLQISVRSFDAAVRTLLETRIRTLAQAHADAYGARIEVNYVPGYPVVVNSAPETELALQVARELVGDERVIDGFGPIAGSEDFAYYLQEKPGCFLRLGNGEGAPMLHNASYDFNDDNLTVGAAYWTRLVERFLAAQA, via the coding sequence ATGTCAGACACCCAGGACTTCTGCTCCCTCGACGACACCCAGGATCTGCGCGACGAACTGAGTGGCATTCGCCATCATCTCCATCGCCACCCGGAACTGGCCTATCAGGAGTTCAAGACCTCCGATTTCGTCGCGCAGAGCCTGGAAAGCTGGGGTTATGCCGTGACGCGCGGTCTGGGCGGCACCGGCATGGTGGCCACGCTCAAGGCGGGCACAGGATCGCGCGCGGTGGCCGTGCGCGCCGACATGGACGCCTTGCCGATCAACGAAGAAACCGGCCTGCCCTACGCCAGCACCGAACCAGGCAAGATGCACGCGTGCGGCCACGACGGCCACACGACCATGGTGCTCGGCGCGGCGCGCCATCTGGCCCGCACGCGCCGCTTCGACGGCACGGTGCACCTCGTATTTCAACCCGCCGAGGAAATCGGCGCGGACAGCGGCGCCAAACGCATGATCGAAGACGGCCTGTTCGAGCGTTTTCCGTGTGAGGCGATCTTCGGTCTGCACAACCACCCGGGCTACCCCACCGGCACCTTCATGTTCCGCAGCGGGCCGTTCATGGCGGCCTGCGATACGGTCGAAGTGGTGATTCACGGCCGCGGCGGCCATGCGGCGCGGCCCCAGTTGGCCGTCGATCCAGTCGTAATTGGAGCCGCGCTGGTGACCGCGCTGCAGACGGTCGTGTCGCGCAGCGTCGATCCGATGCAAGCCGCCGTCGTGACGGTCGGCGCCTTCAATGCCGGGCACGTGGCGAACGTGATCCCCGAAACGGCGCGTCTGCAGATCAGCGTGCGTTCGTTCGACGCCGCGGTTCGCACGCTGCTCGAGACGCGCATCCGCACGCTTGCCCAGGCGCATGCGGACGCGTACGGCGCGCGGATCGAGGTCAACTATGTGCCGGGCTACCCGGTCGTCGTGAACAGCGCGCCGGAGACCGAACTGGCGCTGCAGGTGGCGCGCGAACTGGTGGGCGACGAACGGGTGATCGACGGCTTCGGCCCGATTGCCGGCAGCGAGGATTTCGCCTATTACCTTCAGGAAAAGCCGGGCTGTTTCCTGCGCCTGGGTAACGGTGAAGGCGCGCCGATGCTGCACAACGCCTCCTACGACTTCAACGACGACAACCTCACGGTCGGCGCGGCGTACTGGACGCGTCTCGTGGAGCGCTTCCTCGCCGCGCAGGCTTAA
- a CDS encoding LysR family transcriptional regulator: MSNDAETLRETVLSTRSLRYLHEIEVHGGVRAAADALSINGSVISRQVAQLERVHGVALLERRGRRVSLTEIGMSLVEHFRDSARRDAEMLAQLEDYRGLRRGRLEIGIGEGFVEKLLATVLEAFSLQFPDIVVELRGGATSEIIAMVRNDEVDLGLCAGGSSDPAIRARTFRAAPLCALVSPQHALAGERRIRVEQLANHRLIFMPARFGVQQYLDSLIRAERLNLTPAYRCDLFSAAQAIAAAGLGVAFMSTDAARQYLDAGKLVPLEIDHPIAREFGSQAIRRVGRRLSPAAEFLWTELIKEMQKRWVATGAKAG; this comes from the coding sequence ATGTCGAACGATGCTGAAACCCTGCGCGAGACCGTCCTCAGCACCCGCAGCCTGCGCTATCTGCATGAAATCGAAGTGCACGGCGGCGTGCGGGCGGCGGCGGACGCGTTATCGATCAACGGTTCGGTCATCAGCCGCCAGGTGGCGCAGCTTGAACGCGTGCATGGCGTGGCATTGCTCGAACGGCGTGGCCGGCGCGTGAGCCTCACGGAAATCGGCATGAGCCTCGTCGAGCACTTCCGTGACAGTGCGCGGCGCGACGCCGAGATGCTCGCGCAACTGGAGGACTACCGGGGCTTGCGGCGCGGGCGGCTCGAGATCGGCATTGGCGAGGGTTTCGTCGAGAAGCTGCTCGCCACCGTGCTCGAGGCTTTCAGCCTGCAATTCCCGGACATTGTGGTGGAACTGCGCGGCGGGGCGACCTCCGAAATCATTGCCATGGTCCGCAACGACGAAGTCGATCTTGGCCTGTGCGCGGGCGGCAGCAGCGACCCGGCGATTCGCGCGCGGACCTTTCGCGCCGCGCCGCTCTGCGCGCTGGTGAGCCCGCAGCATGCGCTGGCGGGCGAACGGCGAATCCGCGTCGAACAATTGGCTAACCACCGGCTGATCTTCATGCCGGCGCGCTTTGGCGTGCAGCAGTATCTGGACTCGCTGATCCGGGCGGAGCGGCTGAATTTGACGCCGGCGTATCGCTGCGACCTGTTCTCGGCGGCGCAGGCGATCGCGGCTGCGGGGCTGGGCGTCGCGTTCATGTCGACCGATGCCGCGCGGCAGTATCTGGATGCCGGAAAACTGGTCCCGCTAGAAATCGATCATCCGATTGCGCGGGAATTCGGCAGCCAGGCGATACGGCGGGTGGGGCGTCGCTTGTCGCCTGCTGCGGAATTCCTTTGGACGGAATTGATCAAGGAAATGCAGAAGCGCTGGGTGGCGACGGGAGCGAAGGCGGGGTAG
- a CDS encoding ShlB/FhaC/HecB family hemolysin secretion/activation protein, with protein sequence MKKNKSGGIARSSEATRKFLGAGDARRTTWGRVWVVCAALVTLSHVGVAHAQAADSLGEQEQRRRAQDQAAQRERALNAPNVELQPAGRPEVDDGKVPVESPCFRLDSLTLEVPPGLSPIVEAAGARALSPNPLFPGELMFANDYLQRYRGQCIGREGLNLIVHRVLARVIEKGYSTTRVVVAQQDLSTGKLKLELIPGVISAIRFADPSTYGTWRNAFPTGPGDLLNLRSLEQGLEQMKRVANQDVDMQIVPGPSAGESDVVIAVKRQKPWALALSADDSGLKSTGRYQGTVTLAIDNPLGLSDIFNISYNHDIDGHPGQYGTHGSSADYSIPWGNWTFTATASQYDYHEQIAGAFSTLVSSGKSETFDVKTEYQFYRNQVQKNSLEFRVGKYFSEAFVDGTELGVQHRDNSFAEIGWEHKHYFGAAQLDSTLTYRWGVPWLGAQPDFPGVGGGTPTYYYHIETLNATLNVPFAIAGLPLRYTATVSAQNSPSLLYSTEYFSIGGRYTVRGFDGNTLLAAEKGAFMRNDLELPILRTGQALYVGLDGGEVFGPEAHNLLGRRLAGAVIGLRGNLYQRVSYDAFIGGPLYQPAGFPNHWPVAGFSVSFLL encoded by the coding sequence ATGAAGAAGAACAAATCAGGCGGGATTGCACGGTCGTCGGAAGCGACCCGCAAATTCCTGGGTGCAGGTGATGCGCGCCGGACCACGTGGGGTCGGGTTTGGGTCGTATGCGCCGCGTTGGTGACGCTCTCGCACGTGGGCGTTGCGCACGCGCAAGCCGCCGATTCGCTCGGCGAACAGGAGCAGCGTCGCCGGGCACAGGACCAGGCCGCGCAGCGCGAACGCGCGCTCAATGCACCGAACGTCGAGCTTCAACCTGCCGGGCGTCCCGAGGTTGACGACGGCAAGGTGCCGGTCGAATCACCGTGCTTCAGGCTCGACTCGCTCACGCTCGAGGTGCCGCCGGGCTTGAGCCCCATCGTCGAGGCTGCCGGGGCACGCGCGCTGTCGCCCAATCCTCTGTTCCCTGGCGAATTGATGTTCGCCAACGACTATCTGCAGCGCTATCGCGGCCAGTGTATCGGGCGCGAGGGACTCAACCTGATCGTGCATCGCGTGTTGGCGCGTGTCATCGAGAAAGGTTATTCGACGACACGCGTCGTCGTTGCACAGCAGGATCTGTCCACCGGCAAGCTGAAGCTCGAACTGATTCCGGGTGTCATCAGCGCGATCCGCTTCGCCGACCCGTCGACGTACGGTACATGGCGCAATGCGTTTCCGACCGGTCCTGGGGACCTGCTGAATCTGCGCAGCCTCGAGCAAGGTCTCGAGCAGATGAAGCGCGTGGCGAACCAGGACGTCGACATGCAGATCGTGCCGGGGCCCTCGGCCGGCGAAAGCGACGTCGTGATCGCAGTCAAGCGCCAGAAGCCGTGGGCGCTGGCCTTGAGCGCCGACGACAGCGGCCTGAAATCCACCGGCCGGTATCAGGGGACGGTGACCCTTGCGATCGACAACCCGCTCGGGCTGTCCGACATTTTCAACATCAGCTACAACCACGACATCGATGGGCATCCCGGGCAATACGGCACGCACGGCAGCAGTGCCGATTACTCGATTCCCTGGGGCAACTGGACCTTCACCGCGACGGCGAGCCAGTACGACTATCACGAGCAGATTGCCGGTGCCTTCAGCACGCTGGTGTCGAGCGGCAAGTCGGAGACCTTCGACGTCAAGACGGAGTACCAGTTCTATCGCAATCAGGTACAGAAAAATTCGCTCGAATTCCGTGTGGGCAAGTACTTCAGCGAAGCGTTCGTCGACGGCACGGAACTCGGTGTCCAGCATCGCGACAACAGCTTTGCGGAGATCGGCTGGGAGCACAAGCACTACTTCGGGGCCGCGCAGCTGGACAGTACGCTCACATACCGCTGGGGCGTCCCCTGGTTGGGTGCGCAGCCCGATTTTCCGGGTGTGGGTGGCGGTACGCCAACCTACTACTACCACATCGAAACGCTCAACGCGACGCTGAACGTGCCATTCGCGATCGCCGGTTTGCCGCTGCGCTACACGGCGACAGTGAGTGCGCAGAACTCGCCGAGTCTGCTCTATTCGACCGAGTATTTCTCGATCGGCGGTCGCTACACGGTACGCGGCTTTGACGGCAACACGCTGCTCGCTGCGGAGAAGGGCGCCTTCATGCGCAACGATCTGGAGTTGCCGATCCTGCGAACGGGGCAGGCCTTGTACGTGGGTCTCGACGGAGGTGAAGTCTTCGGTCCCGAAGCGCACAACCTGCTGGGCCGGCGCCTCGCCGGCGCGGTGATCGGCCTGCGCGGCAATCTCTATCAGCGCGTCAGCTACGACGCTTTTATCGGCGGCCCGTTGTACCAGCCCGCCGGCTTCCCGAACCACTGGCCAGTGGCGGGCTTCAGCGTGAGTTTCCTGCTATGA